From Candidatus Deferrimicrobium sp., a single genomic window includes:
- a CDS encoding B12-binding domain-containing radical SAM protein, with the protein MAGSTSDLEPELSSKAANGRDRILLIELSSSVTNLGRFMVMPRFGMLAIASILAEKTRYRVKLLFEPYVGPITPESVASENPRYVMLNGLTTASRENEIFVDRFRELTRGTVPVITGGEHASMFPEKARRYSDFIFVHEGDEGVLALLEALEQRDPLTRDSLLSRVAGLHYRGKDGAWKFNDGSERIQEIDFRYDLSVVEGAEHASKRFRTACMPVQTSRGCIYCCSFCSWLTLYGKSGYYVRAIDDVIHDIVHTIEYTGIRDFIVTDNLFAGDPAYAEELAFRLMREFEGRETKPRLTVLMRADQFAGGPGSLSDRRIRMLSKAGIENVSLGLESTSSRSLLQMNKKIDLARYYLASERLRKHGIGMLGTFVAGFDGDTYEDVVNLSEFGHRFGLFTIQVYARTIMPGSTDDLLSAHRNIPDRLDRYYNGHGVCVLPGSMLPSDLQRGIFEAEFRFHRMGDGSRKLALRAFQSIWAGMRPHYEALQRIEREILVPEGIYRERVSGVYTLQNKALDSLYMDEERYRQFRSRCATIFREAEPAIVRTPVPVPQADAASLA; encoded by the coding sequence GTGGCCGGATCAACGAGCGACCTGGAGCCGGAATTGTCAAGCAAAGCCGCCAACGGGCGGGATCGGATTCTCCTGATCGAACTCTCCTCCTCCGTCACCAACCTGGGGCGTTTCATGGTTATGCCGCGATTCGGCATGCTCGCCATCGCCTCCATCCTTGCCGAGAAGACCCGCTACCGGGTGAAGCTGCTGTTCGAGCCGTATGTCGGTCCGATCACGCCGGAGTCCGTGGCCTCCGAGAACCCCCGCTACGTGATGCTGAACGGCCTCACCACCGCTTCCAGGGAGAACGAGATCTTCGTTGACCGTTTCAGGGAGTTGACCCGCGGAACCGTCCCGGTCATCACGGGCGGCGAGCACGCCTCGATGTTCCCGGAAAAGGCCAGGCGGTATTCCGACTTCATCTTCGTCCACGAGGGGGATGAAGGCGTCCTTGCCCTTCTGGAGGCCCTGGAGCAGCGGGACCCGCTGACCCGGGACTCCCTGCTCTCCCGCGTGGCCGGGTTGCACTATCGGGGGAAGGACGGTGCGTGGAAATTCAACGACGGGTCCGAGAGGATCCAGGAAATCGACTTCCGGTACGACCTTTCCGTCGTGGAGGGCGCGGAACATGCCTCGAAACGGTTCCGGACGGCGTGCATGCCGGTCCAGACCTCGAGGGGATGCATCTACTGCTGCTCCTTCTGTTCCTGGCTGACCCTGTACGGGAAATCCGGGTATTACGTTCGAGCCATCGACGACGTGATCCACGACATCGTCCACACGATCGAGTACACGGGGATTCGCGACTTCATCGTCACCGACAACCTGTTCGCGGGGGATCCGGCGTACGCGGAGGAACTGGCGTTCCGTCTGATGAGAGAATTCGAGGGACGGGAAACGAAGCCGCGACTGACCGTCCTAATGCGGGCGGACCAGTTCGCTGGCGGCCCCGGTTCGCTGTCCGACCGGCGGATCCGGATGCTGTCGAAAGCGGGGATCGAAAACGTCTCCCTCGGGCTGGAATCGACCAGTAGCCGGAGCCTGCTTCAAATGAACAAGAAAATCGACCTCGCGAGGTACTACCTCGCCTCGGAGCGGCTGAGGAAGCACGGAATCGGGATGCTGGGAACCTTCGTCGCCGGATTCGACGGTGACACATACGAGGACGTCGTGAACCTCTCCGAGTTCGGCCACCGTTTCGGCCTCTTCACCATCCAGGTTTACGCACGGACGATCATGCCCGGCTCCACGGACGACCTCCTCTCCGCACATCGCAACATACCCGATCGGCTTGACCGGTATTACAACGGCCACGGAGTGTGCGTCCTGCCGGGCAGCATGCTTCCCAGCGACCTCCAGCGCGGTATCTTCGAAGCGGAGTTCCGGTTTCACCGAATGGGCGACGGCTCCCGAAAACTCGCGCTTCGCGCATTCCAGTCCATCTGGGCGGGGATGCGACCACACTACGAGGCCCTTCAGCGGATCGAGCGGGAGATCCTGGTGCCGGAAGGCATTTACCGGGAACGCGTATCCGGCGTGTACACGCTCCAGAACAAGGCGCTGGACTCCCTGTACATGGACGAAGAGAGATACAGGCAGTTCCGATCACGTTGCGCGACAATTTTTCGTGAAGCGGAACCCGCGATCGTCCGCACCCCCGTGCCCGTCCCGCAGGCAGACGCCGCTTCGTTGGCATAG
- a CDS encoding ATP-binding protein yields the protein MKSFLKRLSATRGPERDQAVIRFATILFIHFFLLRYPEDVSPRYLFWVTSASLFYSIVVLYSTIVEPGKSFLRRFGSLHFDIGVPSYIMCVTGSETAWLYLVNTWCAYGYPFRYGKKYLYYTMLINVLSFGAVIHFSPFYQNYPELGWGLLVGLVAEPFVFVGVMVKKVQDAMSKAEDANRAKSLFVSNMSHELRTPLNGILGSLELLVGTRMDQEQREYVGNIKNSGDALLSLVNDVLDFSKIEAGKLSISPEEMDLHAFLKTGTGVILQQIRSKGLTFRVVVSPDLPFLVIGDMTRIRQVLSNLLSNAAKFTEKGQITLKVLRESGEGDGLLVRFEVTDTGIGMSEVQRKRIFDRFTQGDTSITRKYGGTGLGTTISKELVELMGGKMGVESVLGKGSTFWFTVPMKVQPEGNVREAMKARLSRTRITLVSCDDQAATSLNGYLLSWNVRNVHRASNTGEAYDHISRIVKDASTCHVVVVVKKGLNESPYRFSDSLRRMGALKTIRLLLVEDNRPYDPAALLEAAEYGYRAMVPSHESVRDFLNAIHFVLPYSEGWITSGTEFTGRSESRPLLTILIAEDNEINRVVISRLLEREGHRVKTVTDGREALLALRNEKFDVALLDLNMPFMGGAETARKYCSGAGKDAIPLIALTADATPESRKECEAAGFRIYITKPFDGKRVFSAIYSVVPAGAAIPAKGDEEQLTLDLPEKWAAPTPPRETKPEVLDTSYMTQIEAMGPTREFVKNVVWIFIRDSEKHIRTMEQAAKAGDFGVFCDAAHALKGMAGQIGALRVMDLAGRLENMKEGCSMSDREEGIEEIKGELAVVKRNLLRRISFGHAQTMEGSG from the coding sequence GTGAAAAGTTTCCTGAAGCGCCTTTCGGCGACAAGAGGCCCGGAACGGGATCAGGCCGTCATCCGGTTCGCCACCATTCTGTTTATCCACTTTTTCCTCCTCAGGTATCCGGAAGACGTGTCTCCGAGGTACCTTTTCTGGGTCACCTCAGCTTCCCTCTTCTATTCGATCGTCGTGCTGTACAGCACGATCGTCGAACCGGGGAAAAGCTTCCTCCGGAGGTTCGGCAGCCTTCATTTCGACATTGGGGTCCCATCGTACATCATGTGCGTCACGGGATCGGAGACGGCCTGGCTGTACCTCGTGAACACCTGGTGCGCCTACGGTTATCCCTTCCGATACGGAAAGAAATACCTGTACTACACCATGCTCATCAACGTGCTCAGCTTCGGCGCCGTCATCCATTTCTCCCCGTTCTACCAGAATTACCCGGAACTCGGGTGGGGCCTCCTGGTCGGCCTTGTTGCCGAACCCTTTGTCTTTGTGGGTGTCATGGTCAAAAAAGTCCAGGACGCCATGTCGAAGGCGGAAGATGCCAACCGGGCGAAATCACTCTTCGTTTCCAACATGTCGCACGAACTCCGGACACCGCTGAACGGCATCCTGGGCTCCCTCGAGCTTCTCGTGGGCACCCGGATGGACCAGGAACAGCGGGAATACGTGGGGAACATCAAGAATTCCGGCGATGCCCTCCTGTCGTTGGTCAACGACGTGCTGGATTTCTCCAAGATCGAGGCCGGGAAACTCTCCATCTCCCCCGAAGAGATGGACCTTCACGCCTTCCTGAAGACCGGCACCGGGGTTATCCTCCAGCAGATCCGCTCGAAGGGGTTGACCTTCCGCGTCGTCGTGTCGCCGGATCTTCCATTTCTCGTGATCGGGGACATGACCCGGATTCGGCAGGTCCTCTCGAATCTCCTGTCCAACGCCGCGAAGTTCACGGAAAAGGGTCAGATCACCCTGAAAGTCCTGCGGGAATCCGGGGAAGGTGACGGACTCCTGGTCCGGTTCGAGGTGACGGACACCGGCATCGGCATGTCGGAAGTGCAGCGGAAGCGGATTTTCGACCGGTTCACCCAGGGAGACACCTCGATCACACGGAAATACGGCGGGACGGGACTCGGAACGACGATTTCCAAGGAACTGGTCGAACTCATGGGCGGGAAGATGGGCGTGGAAAGCGTCCTGGGCAAGGGGAGCACGTTCTGGTTCACCGTCCCGATGAAGGTGCAGCCTGAGGGGAATGTGCGCGAAGCGATGAAGGCCAGGCTCTCCCGTACGCGGATCACCCTGGTTTCCTGCGATGACCAGGCCGCCACGTCCCTCAACGGGTACCTGCTTTCGTGGAACGTCCGGAATGTCCACAGGGCGTCGAACACCGGGGAGGCGTACGACCACATCAGCCGGATCGTCAAGGACGCCTCTACGTGTCACGTGGTGGTCGTCGTCAAGAAGGGATTGAACGAAAGTCCGTACCGGTTCTCGGATTCTCTCCGCCGGATGGGGGCGCTGAAGACCATCCGACTTCTGCTCGTGGAGGACAACCGGCCTTACGATCCCGCGGCGCTTCTCGAAGCCGCGGAGTACGGCTACCGGGCGATGGTCCCTTCGCACGAGTCGGTGCGGGATTTCCTCAACGCGATCCATTTCGTGCTGCCCTACAGCGAAGGATGGATCACGTCCGGAACCGAATTCACCGGCAGGTCGGAATCCCGCCCTCTGCTCACCATCCTCATTGCGGAGGACAATGAAATCAACCGGGTCGTCATCAGCCGCCTGCTGGAGCGGGAAGGCCACAGGGTGAAAACCGTCACGGACGGGCGCGAAGCGCTGCTTGCCCTCCGAAACGAGAAATTCGACGTCGCGCTGCTGGATCTGAACATGCCGTTTATGGGGGGAGCGGAGACGGCGAGGAAGTATTGCTCCGGCGCCGGCAAGGACGCCATCCCCCTCATCGCTCTGACCGCCGATGCCACGCCCGAATCCCGCAAGGAGTGCGAGGCGGCGGGATTCCGGATTTACATCACAAAACCGTTCGATGGGAAGCGGGTGTTCTCCGCCATCTACTCCGTGGTCCCGGCGGGTGCCGCCATCCCTGCAAAGGGGGATGAGGAACAACTAACGCTCGACCTCCCCGAGAAGTGGGCCGCGCCGACGCCACCACGGGAGACGAAGCCCGAGGTTCTCGACACCTCGTACATGACCCAGATCGAGGCGATGGGGCCCACGCGGGAGTTCGTGAAGAACGTCGTGTGGATCTTCATCCGTGACAGCGAGAAACACATCCGGACCATGGAGCAGGCGGCGAAGGCCGGGGATTTCGGCGTGTTCTGCGACGCCGCGCACGCACTGAAGGGGATGGCCGGCCAGATCGGCGCCTTGCGCGTCATGGACCTGGCCGGCAGGCTGGAAAACATGAAGGAAGGGTGCTCCATGTCCGATCGGGAGGAAGGGATAGAGGAGATCAAGGGAGAACTCGCCGTGGTGAAGCGGAACCTGCTCCGGAGGATCTCCTTCGGGCACGCCCAGACCATGGAGGGTTCGGGTTAG
- a CDS encoding thioesterase family protein — MKETLRAGLEHVHTYRVPENKTVPYLYPEAKAFQEMPKVFATGFMVGLMEWACIEAMAPHMEPGEGSVGTLVNVTHTAATPPGMTVTVRVRCTGVEGRRTVWDIEAKDDVEIIGKGTHERFAVDFAKFNARVAKKAAGA, encoded by the coding sequence ATGAAAGAGACATTAAGGGCAGGACTGGAGCATGTGCACACGTATCGCGTTCCGGAGAACAAAACCGTTCCCTACCTCTACCCCGAGGCGAAGGCGTTCCAGGAGATGCCGAAGGTGTTCGCCACCGGTTTCATGGTCGGGCTCATGGAGTGGGCGTGCATCGAGGCGATGGCGCCGCACATGGAGCCGGGGGAGGGGAGCGTCGGGACGCTCGTCAACGTCACCCACACCGCGGCGACCCCGCCCGGGATGACTGTCACGGTCCGCGTCCGGTGCACCGGGGTGGAGGGGAGACGGACGGTATGGGACATCGAGGCGAAGGATGACGTCGAGATCATCGGCAAGGGGACCCACGAGCGGTTCGCCGTCGACTTCGCGAAGTTCAACGCCCGCGTGGCGAAGAAGGCCGCCGGCGCGTAA
- a CDS encoding TetR/AcrR family transcriptional regulator, with product MAKRERKKVEEGGEVKERLLSGATRLFASKGYAATTVREIVEWAGVTKPVLYYYFRSKEGIYLELMREPFGKFAAVVDETLLEAGSARERLFRLCLRAYDILLENIDAARVMYSIYYGPPQGAPFVDFDAYHHRFQQAVLQVVREGVRNGEFRRVNLEDAVWAVIGPLNVAMEVELCHPPQGIGRDGVRRVLELVLEGIATDRKADGENGRKR from the coding sequence ATGGCGAAAAGGGAGCGGAAGAAGGTCGAGGAGGGCGGCGAGGTGAAGGAGCGCCTTCTGTCCGGGGCAACCAGGCTGTTCGCCTCGAAGGGATATGCTGCAACGACCGTCCGTGAGATCGTCGAGTGGGCGGGCGTTACGAAACCGGTCCTGTACTACTACTTCCGCAGCAAGGAGGGGATCTACCTCGAGCTGATGCGGGAGCCTTTCGGCAAGTTCGCCGCCGTCGTCGATGAGACGCTCCTTGAGGCGGGCTCGGCAAGGGAGCGGCTGTTCCGGCTATGCCTCCGCGCGTACGACATTCTCCTCGAGAACATCGACGCCGCGAGGGTGATGTACTCCATTTACTACGGGCCCCCGCAGGGGGCGCCGTTCGTCGACTTCGATGCGTATCACCACCGCTTCCAGCAGGCGGTGCTCCAGGTCGTCCGGGAGGGAGTCCGGAACGGCGAGTTCCGGCGGGTGAACCTGGAAGACGCGGTATGGGCCGTCATCGGGCCGCTCAACGTGGCGATGGAGGTGGAGCTGTGCCACCCCCCGCAGGGCATCGGGCGGGACGGCGTCCGGCGAGTCCTCGAACTCGTTCTCGAGGGGATCGCGACGGACCGGAAAGCCGACGGAGAAAACGGGAGGAAGAGATGA
- a CDS encoding MBL fold metallo-hydrolase, which translates to MFRADAIKAGIARMVMSRELFGKELYPAACYLVGGLLVDTGIAHLRKDLVSFLKGKPFEAIVNTHAHEDHMGANALLQQVFKVPIYAHREALPIISRPALLKLLPYQKLYFGLPAPAHADPIPEVLEAGGHRFRVHPAPGHSPDHVLLHEEEHGWLFCGDAFIAGQDRVFRGSYDLAEILGTLRRILALAPEIMFTGMGAVLRRPAARVRGKIAQYEEAAERAADLFRSGFGEKEISRKLFPGDGMVRFVTTGDFTALKLVRAFLRYKEMGTVTPPALPERIL; encoded by the coding sequence GTGTTCCGCGCTGATGCAATCAAGGCCGGCATCGCGCGCATGGTCATGTCCCGGGAACTGTTCGGGAAGGAACTTTACCCCGCCGCGTGCTACCTCGTCGGCGGTCTCCTGGTCGATACCGGGATCGCCCACCTGCGCAAGGACCTCGTCTCTTTCCTCAAGGGGAAACCTTTCGAAGCCATAGTGAATACCCATGCCCACGAAGACCATATGGGGGCCAACGCACTCCTCCAACAGGTGTTCAAGGTCCCGATCTACGCCCATCGTGAGGCTCTTCCCATCATTTCCCGCCCCGCGCTCCTGAAACTTCTCCCGTACCAGAAGCTATATTTCGGGTTGCCCGCGCCGGCCCACGCCGATCCGATCCCGGAGGTTCTGGAGGCTGGGGGCCACCGGTTCCGGGTGCATCCCGCACCCGGCCACTCCCCGGACCACGTGCTCCTCCACGAGGAGGAGCACGGATGGCTTTTTTGCGGGGATGCCTTTATCGCCGGGCAGGACCGGGTGTTCCGGGGAAGCTACGACCTGGCGGAAATCCTCGGGACGCTTCGACGGATCCTTGCCCTGGCCCCGGAGATCATGTTCACCGGCATGGGCGCTGTGCTGAGGCGACCCGCGGCCAGGGTTCGGGGGAAGATCGCCCAGTATGAAGAGGCGGCGGAAAGGGCGGCGGACCTTTTTCGTTCCGGTTTCGGGGAGAAGGAGATCTCCCGGAAGCTGTTCCCGGGAGACGGCATGGTACGATTCGTGACCACCGGTGATTTCACCGCATTGAAGTTGGTACGCGCTTTCCTCCGGTACAAGGAGATGGGGACGGTCACCCCGCCCGCGCTTCCGGAACGGATCCTCTAA
- a CDS encoding efflux RND transporter periplasmic adaptor subunit: MNRRFAIGIAVLAAFLAWAGCSSSEKAKAAPAGKPAVSVDAANAATADVIEGIEVVGTLSAKYQAEIKSEYGGVVARVYVNDWARVRKGDPLLKVDTREGEVLLQKAKAALEMAKAGQLEAEAAVARADREYDRAIKLQESGLLTRQGMDDTRTQKEAAAARIAAAKAQVTAAGEDVAHATTRLSKAVIRSPFDGTVAERLVNAGDLVGELQKVVFRLVDNRLLELTVSVPSTEMAALRVGQPVRFSSDAFPGREFDGKVAHINPSVSPGDRSVRVIAEVPNVPEILKGGLFVKGRIVTGGRKGVVQVPRAALLSWNVAARKGEVFVADNNVARRRGVTTGAVQGDRVEIPSGLRPGEAVITRGAFLLSDGDAVKIASAGK; this comes from the coding sequence ATGAACCGGAGATTCGCCATCGGGATCGCCGTTCTCGCCGCGTTTCTCGCGTGGGCCGGCTGCTCTTCGAGTGAGAAGGCGAAGGCCGCCCCGGCGGGGAAGCCCGCCGTTTCCGTGGACGCCGCGAACGCCGCGACGGCGGATGTCATCGAGGGGATCGAGGTCGTCGGGACCCTGTCGGCGAAGTACCAGGCGGAGATCAAGTCGGAGTACGGCGGCGTGGTCGCGCGGGTCTACGTGAACGACTGGGCACGGGTTCGAAAGGGCGATCCCCTGCTCAAGGTGGATACGAGGGAGGGGGAGGTCCTCCTCCAGAAGGCGAAGGCGGCCCTCGAGATGGCGAAGGCCGGACAACTGGAGGCCGAGGCGGCCGTCGCGCGCGCCGACAGGGAGTACGACCGGGCGATCAAGCTGCAGGAGTCCGGGCTGCTCACGCGGCAGGGGATGGACGACACCCGCACTCAAAAGGAGGCGGCGGCCGCGCGGATCGCGGCGGCCAAGGCCCAGGTGACGGCTGCGGGGGAGGACGTCGCCCACGCGACGACGCGCCTTTCCAAGGCGGTGATCCGCTCCCCCTTCGACGGTACGGTGGCGGAGCGGCTGGTGAACGCGGGGGACCTCGTGGGCGAGTTGCAGAAGGTGGTCTTCCGGCTGGTGGACAACCGGCTCCTCGAGCTCACGGTGAGCGTCCCTTCCACTGAGATGGCCGCCCTGCGCGTGGGGCAGCCGGTGCGGTTTTCCTCGGATGCGTTCCCCGGCAGGGAGTTCGACGGGAAGGTCGCACACATCAACCCGTCGGTGAGCCCCGGCGACCGCTCCGTTCGCGTGATCGCCGAGGTGCCCAACGTTCCGGAGATCCTCAAGGGCGGACTGTTCGTGAAGGGGAGAATCGTGACCGGCGGCCGGAAGGGGGTCGTCCAGGTGCCGCGGGCGGCCCTTCTGTCCTGGAACGTGGCCGCCCGGAAGGGGGAGGTCTTCGTCGCCGACAACAACGTCGCGCGCCGCCGGGGGGTAACGACGGGGGCGGTCCAGGGGGACCGCGTCGAGATTCCCTCGGGCCTGCGGCCCGGCGAGGCGGTGATCACCCGCGGGGCGTTCCTCCTTTCCGACGGCGACGCGGTGAAGATCGCGTCCGCGGGAAAATAG